The sequence TCAGATGGATTATTAACTTCCCAGTCTTTCTGTGGCGCTAGTCTTATATGCGCTCCATTTGCGCCGCCTCTCATATCAGAGCCTCTAAAGGTAGAAGCTGATGCCCAAGCGGTTGATACTAGCTGGGATACAGAAAGCCCTGATCCTAGGATGTTTGTTTTTAGTGATGCTATATCATTTTCATCAATTAATTCATGAGTTACTGCCGGTATAGGGTCTTGCCATATTAGTTCTTCATCTGGCACTTCAGGTCCGAGGTAGCGAACCTTAGGCCCCATATCACGGTGAGTGAGCTTGTACCATGCCCTGGCAAACGCATCCGCAAACTCATCAGGGTTTTCATAAAAGCGCCTAGAAATGGGCTCATAGATTGGATCCATTCTAAGTGAAAGGTCTGTGGTTAGCATAAACGGCGCATGTGATTTTGATGAATCATGCGCATCTGGCACTGTTCCTTCTCCGCCTCCGTTTACCGGTCTCCACTGATTTGCACCTGCCGGGCTTTGGTAGAGCTCCCATTCATAGCTAAATAGGTTTTCAAAGAAATTGTTGCTCCATTTTGTTGGAGTTGTTGTCCATGTTCCCTCAAGTCCACTGGTAATGGTGTCTCCGCCACTACCCGTTCCATAAGTATTTAACCAGCCGAGACCTTGCTCCTGGATAGGCGCTGCTGCAGGCTCACGTCCTACATACTTGTCCGGGTCAGCCGCTCCGTGGGTTTTCCCAAAAGTGTGCCCGCCAGCGATAAGAGCTACTGTCTCCTCATCGTTCATAGCCATTCTGCCAAATGTCTCACGTATGTCACGGGCTGCGGCAATAGGATCAGGATTACCGTTAGGGCCTTCAGGGTTTACATAGATAAGTCCCATTTGAACTGCGCCTAGAGGGTTTTCAAGCTCTCTATCGCCAGTATATCTTTTATCTCCAAGCCACTCACTCTCAGAGCCCCAGTAAACATCTTCCTCTGGCTCCCACACGTCCTCACGACCGCCGCCAAAGCCAAACGTTTTAAAGTCCATTGACTCTAGAGCACAGTTACCTGCGAGTATCATCAAATCTGCCCATGAGATTTTTTTGCCGTATTTTTGTTTAACAGGCCAAAGTAGTAAGCGGGCTTTATCCAGGTTGCCGTTATCCGGCCAGCTGTTAAGAGGAGCAAAGCGCTGTGTTCCAGAGCCCCCGCCCCCTCTGCCGTCTGCGATACGATAGGTTCCCGCACTGTGCCAAGCCATACGGATAAATAGCGGTCCATAATGGCCAAAGTCTGCCGGCCACCAGTCTTGTGAATCTGTCATAAGATCGAATATGTCTTGTTTAACTGCTTTTAGATCGAGCGTCTTAAACTCATCAGCATAGCTAAAATTCTCACCCATTGGGTTTGATAATGATGAGTTTTGGCGAAGGATATTTAACTTTAGCTGGTTTGGCCACCAGTCTTTGTTAGATGTTCCTGAGCCTCCCCCGTGTTTAAGCTGCCCGTGAGTAAACGGGCACTGTGCTCCATTTGTGTTCTTAGCCATTTTTTAAATCTCCCTAATAATTAGTCTTATGAATAAGATAATCAATAATCATTATAGTTGTCTAATATTAATTTTCTATGTATTCTATAGTTAAAACCTATAGCAATAGAGTCAAAGTTATGGAACTTCATCAACTTAGATATTTTGTAGCGGTGGCAGAGACAGGAGGTTTTAGTAAGGCCGCCAAAAGGTGTTATGTTGCCCAGCCTTCTCTTAGTCAGCAGATTATTAAACTTGAGCACGAGCTCGGCCAGGAGCTTTTTGAAAGGCTCAGCAGAAAAATTGTTCTAACTGAAGCGGGGAAGGCCCTGTTGCCAAGGGCAAAGCTGATTTTAAAAGAAGCCGGCAATATTAAATCAGCGATACACGAAGATGTAGACTCGGGCTCTGGAACATTGTCCGTCGGCCTTATCCCGACAATAGCCCCTTATCTACTCCCTGGTTCTATGGATAGATATCACAAGCAATTTCCACTCTCTAGAATAAAAATAAACTAAAATCTTACCGAGAGGCTTATAAGAAGTATTATTAATTTGGAGATCGATCTTGCAATAATGAGTCTGCCGATTGAAGACCCTCTGATACAAACAAAGGATCTATTTAACGATCCGCTTGTATTGGCTTTATCACCTGAGCACCCTC is a genomic window of Thermodesulfobacteriota bacterium containing:
- the katG gene encoding catalase/peroxidase HPI, with the translated sequence MAKNTNGAQCPFTHGQLKHGGGSGTSNKDWWPNQLKLNILRQNSSLSNPMGENFSYADEFKTLDLKAVKQDIFDLMTDSQDWWPADFGHYGPLFIRMAWHSAGTYRIADGRGGGGSGTQRFAPLNSWPDNGNLDKARLLLWPVKQKYGKKISWADLMILAGNCALESMDFKTFGFGGGREDVWEPEEDVYWGSESEWLGDKRYTGDRELENPLGAVQMGLIYVNPEGPNGNPDPIAAARDIRETFGRMAMNDEETVALIAGGHTFGKTHGAADPDKYVGREPAAAPIQEQGLGWLNTYGTGSGGDTITSGLEGTWTTTPTKWSNNFFENLFSYEWELYQSPAGANQWRPVNGGGEGTVPDAHDSSKSHAPFMLTTDLSLRMDPIYEPISRRFYENPDEFADAFARAWYKLTHRDMGPKVRYLGPEVPDEELIWQDPIPAVTHELIDENDIASLKTNILGSGLSVSQLVSTAWASASTFRGSDMRGGANGAHIRLAPQKDWEVNNPSELASVLEKLESIQKQFNDSQSGGKLVSIADLIVLGGSAAIEQAAKNAGHDITVPFTAGRGDASQEQTDVESFAVLEPVADGFRNYFTEQCVASAEDMLVDRAQLLTLTAPEMSVLVGGLRVLNTNFGESANGVFTNRADTLTNDFFVNLLDLGTTWQATSEEQAEFEGRDRKSGDLKWTGTRVDLIFGSNSELRALAEVYGSEDSQERFVHDFVAAWTKVMNLDRFDLV
- a CDS encoding LysR family transcriptional regulator, with the protein product MELHQLRYFVAVAETGGFSKAAKRCYVAQPSLSQQIIKLEHELGQELFERLSRKIVLTEAGKALLPRAKLILKEAGNIKSAIHEDVDSGSGTLSVGLIPTIAPYLLPGSMDRYHKQFPLSRIKIN